Below is a window of Lysobacterales bacterium DNA.
CGAGGACCCGATCGAGTTCGTGCACCGCCACGAGGGCTGCATCATCACCCAGCGCGAGGTCGGCATCGACACCGAGAGCTACGAGGCGGCGCTGAAGAACACTTTGCGACAGGCGCCCGACGTGATCCTGATCGGCGAGATTCGCGCCCGCGAGACCATGGACCACGCGATCGCCTTCGCCGAGACAGGCCACCTGTGCCTTGCGACGCTGCACGCCAACAACGCCAATCAGGCGATCGACCGCATCCTGCACTTCTTCCCGGAGGACCGCCGGCCGCAGACCCTGATGGACCTGTCGCTGAACCTCAAGGGCGTGGTCGCCCAGCAGCTGCTGCCCACCGTCGACGGCAAGGCCCGCCGCGTCGCCATGGAGGTGCTGCTGGGCACACCGCTGGTGCAGGACTACATCCGCAACGGCGACGTGCACAAGCTCAAGGAAGTGATGAAGGAATCCACCAACCTGGGCATGCGCACCTTCGACCAGAGCCTGGTCGAGCTGTACCACGCCGGCGAGATCTCCTACGAGAACGCCCTGCGCTACGCCGACTCCAGCAACGAGGTGCGGCTGTCGATCAAGCTCGCCAAGGGCGGCGACGCCCATTCGCTGTCGAAGGGCCTGGGCGAGGTCGACCTGCTGGAGTGATCGGCCCGTTCGTCGCCGGGGCGCGCGCGTGATCGCGTGCTACTGCCATCACTTCGTGCTGCCGCTGCCGGACGGGCATCCTTTCCCGATGACCAAGTACGCGCGCCTGCACGCACGCATCGCCGACCGCGCGGCCGCCCTGGGCATCGAACTGGTCGAGCCCGCGCCTGCCGCCGTCGACGACCTTCGCCGGGTCCATGACCAAGGCTACGTGCAGCGGGTCCTGGAGGGATCGCTGGCGCCGGGCGAGCTTCGCCGGATCGGCTTTCCCTGGTCGCCGGCCATGGCCGAGCGTGCCCGGCGCTCGGTTGGCGGCACCATCGCCGCCCTGCGCGCGGCACTGGCGGGCGACGGCGTGGGCGTCAATCTGGCCGGCGGCACCCACCATGCCGGCATCGACCGTGGCGGCGGCTACTGCGTGTTCAACGATGCCGCGGTCGCGGCCCGCCACGTGCAGTCGCACGGGCTGGCGCGGCGGCTGCTGGTCATCGACCTCGACGTCCACCATGGCGACGGAACCGCGGCGATCTTTCGCGACGACGCAAGCGTCTACACGTTCTCGATGCACGGGGCACGCAACTACCCGGCCGTGAAGCCGCCCGGCGACCTGGACCTGGCCCTGCCCGACGGCATGGACGACGCCGCCTACCTGGACCTGCTGGCCGAGGCCTTGCCCCGGGCGATCGCGCAATCCAGGGCCGATGCCGCGATCTATCTGGCGGGCGCCGATCCGTTCGCCGGCGACCGCCTGGGCCATCTGGCGCTCAGCAAGCCAGGCCTGCGCGAGCGCGACCGCCTGGTCCTGCGCCGTTGCCGGGAGGCGGGAATGCCGCTGGCGGTGGCGATGGCCGGCGGCTATGCCGAGGAGGTCGAGGACATCGTCGACATCCACGAGGCAACCGTGATCGAGGCCGCGGCCGCCGCGCGGGCATGGCAGACGGTGCCGGCGGCGCGCAGGGCCTGAAGCGCGCGCTGGCCGGGGCGGCCCTCTTCCCCGCCCTCCCCCGGAGGCGGGGGAGGGGAGAAGTGCGGTGCCGTGGCCCGTTCCTGACCCGGGCACCGCGGCGCGGAGCACAATCTGCTCCCCCTCTCCGCAAGCGCTGATCTGTGGGCAAGTGAGGTGCGGCGGCGGCTTCGCAGGAGGGCAGCGACCCTGGAAGCACCGCACCCGGGGCCTGGTCTGCTCCCCAGCAGGCGCGTCGCGCAGTGCAAACCTTCCGGCCACTGCTAGCATCGAACCGGACATGGACGGCAGCGGGGCCCCCGATTTGGCGATGGCGGCGTTCCTCGATGAGGACAGCAGCGACGTGCGGGCGGCGGCGGCGGGCGACGCCGGCGCCTTCGAGCGCCTGTACCGGCGCCATGCCAGCCGCCTGAACGCCGTGCTGTGGCGTCTGGCGGGCGGCGTCGAGGCGCGTGCCGAGGACTGGTTGCAGGAGGCCTTCGTGCGCGCCTGGCAGCAGCTGCCCGGCTTCCGTTTCGAGAGCCGCTTCGGCACCTGGCTGCACCGGCTGGCGGTGAACACTGCCCTGATGCAGCTGCGGTCGCTGGCGGCCCGGCCGGAGGGGTGGATCGATGCCGACGCCGACGACGCGAGCTTGCACGGCGGCGGGGCGGATCGGCCCGATCTTCGCCACGACCTCGAGCGGGCGATCGGGGCGCTCCCGGAGCGTGCCCGCGCGGTCCTGGTCCTGCACGACATCGAAGGCTGGCAGCACCAGGAGATCGCCGAGGCCATGGGTACCGCCGTCGGCACCTCCAAGGCCCAGTTGCATCGCGCCCGCGGCCTGTTGCGGGCCCAGTTGGAGGATCCCTCGTGAGTACCACCTCGAACGAACCACGCGACCCCCTTCTGCAAAGGGCGCTCGAATCCCTGCCGAGGCGGCGCGAACCTGGACGGGACCTCTGGCCGGACATCGCCGGGCGCCTGCCGCCACGCGACCTGCCGGCGTCGCCGGCGGCGACCAGGCGCCGGGGCGTCTGGAAACTGGCGCTGGCCGCCGGCCTGGCAGCCGCGCTGCTGGTCCGGGTCCTGCTCCAGACCCACCCGTTCACGCCAACGCCGGACCCCCAGGCCTTTCTTGCCAACGATCCCGCACAGGCCCTGATCGAGGCCTATGCCGACGTGCTGGCTGCCGAGACCGAGGCGGGATCCGTGGGTGTCGCCCTGTGGGAGGGCGGCGACGCCACCCGTCGCGCTGCGGTCCGCGAACTGGACACGGTCACGGCAGCGCTGGCGGCGGCGTTGCGCAGCGAACCCGATTCCCAACTCCTGCGCCGTCTCCTGCATCAGACACTGCAGCAACGTGCCGCGCTTGCACGGCAGTTCCACCACGTCTGATCCGCAATCCCGACCCCGACCCTGGAACACGACCCGACCATGAACATCCTTTCGATTGCCGCTGCCAGCCTCGTGCTGCTCGCGACCCTGCCCCTGCCGCTGGCCGCCGACACCCCGATCGACGAGCGCCGCCCGGCCAGTGCGACCGTGCAACTGCGCGTCGAGAACGTCGCCGGCCGGGTCGAGGTGGTGGTCGGTGCCGACGATCAGCTGGTCGTCACCGGCGATCTCGGCGAGGGCAGCAAGCCGCTGCGCATCGAGGGTGGCCCCGAACGCATGAGCGTGCGTGTCGAGCCCGAGGAGGGCGGGGGCTGGCGGCAGCGCATGGCGCCGTCCCGCCTGCGCCTGGAGGTGCCGGCACGGACCCGGCTGGAGGTCAGCACGGTGAGCGCCGACATCAGCGTCGATGGCGTATCCGGTGAGCGCCTCGAGCTCGAATCGGTGAGCGGCAGGATCATCTTCGCCGGCGCCCCCGGCCGGGCCACCCTGAAGACCGTCAGCGGCGCCATCGACGGCCGGGGCGACGCGCCGCAATGGACGGTGGGCACGGTCAGCGGTGCGATCGCCCTGGACGGCGTAGGTGGCGAGTTGCGCGTCGATTCGGTGTCGGGCGCGATCAGTCTGTCCGCCGGTGCCGTCAGCCGTGTGCGCGCCGAGACCGTCTCCGGGCGCATCCGCGCCCGGGTGCCGCTGACCGGGGCGGCCACGGTCGCCATGCAGTCGGTCAGCGGCGCCATCGAGTTGCGCCTGCCCGTTCCGGTGGATGCGAGGATCCAGGCCAGCACCTTTTCCGGGCCGGTCGCCAGCGACTTCGGCACCCCGGAGCGCGGCGGCGTCGGCGGTGGGCGGCGACTGGACGTCCGTGAAGGCACCGGGCGTGCCGAGGTCCGCCTGGAGTCCTTCAGCGGCAGCGTGACCATCCTGCGCGACCAGTGAGGCGCACGCCCGGCGCGGGGGCGGCGAAGGCTCGCGTCGGGGGCGCGGCCTGGCGCGCGGAAGGCGCCCAGCCGATCGCCACCAGAGCAGGGGCCGAGGCCCGCTGCGCGCTCAGGCGCAGCAGCGCGCCGGATAGGCCGGCGCGCCGACGAACGGCGTGCGCACGACGATCTCCCAGCCCAGCGTGGTCAGCTCGCGCAGGGCGCGGTCCGACACATCCCCGGCGACCAGCACGGTTCGCGCTCCCTCCGACAGCCGCGGCTGCCGGAAGAAGTCGCGAGCCTCGGTGGTCCAGGACAGATGGTCGACCGGCAGCGGGACCACCTTGACGCCGTCGGCCAGGTCCAGCACCAAAGCGGCCGTGACCGTGTCCAGCCTGGCCCCGGTCGCGGCCGGCCCCAGGAACTCGGCGGCCATATGCAGCGCGTTGGCCAGGAAGCGGGCCTCGACCTCGTGCTCGGCCGACAGCGCCAGGTCGAGCACGTGCTCGCAGCCGGAGGCCGGCTGCAGGCGGTCGATGGCGTCGGCCAGCCGGGTCTGCACGCTGGCCAGGAACGGCCGGTGCCGGGAAAGGCGGCGCAGCTGGAACTCGTCGCCGCACCAGCGCGACAGCAGCTCGCGGTTGCGCGCGCGCAGGTCTTCGGGCGGCAGCTCCCAGACCACCTCGTTGAGCCGCCCGGCCTGCGACAACACCTCGCGACCGGCGGCCGGCAATCCGCCGAGCAGCTGGCCGGCGCCGAACGACCCGGCAGCGGCGGCCCAGGCAAGCCGGTCCAGGCGGGCGTTCAGGGCCGGGTTGCTGGTCGCGGCGTAGGGGTCGATACCGAGTTCCCGGGCCAGCGTCCGCCGTGCCGCGCCGTACTTGGCGTAATCCTTGACCAGGCGGGTGCCCTCGCGCCCGGCGCGCTGCCACCAGCGGCGCTTGCCGCGCGGTTCGGCGCGCTCCTCGCGACCGGCATTCATCGGGCCGACCATGTCGTAGGGATCGCCCTCGTTGCCGGCGCGCTGGCCGATGCGGTCGCGGTGACGGTCGTAGCGGTCGCCCCAGCGGTCGGCCTGGCGCTGGAAATAGCGCAGCACGCCGGCCGGCAGGTCGACCAGGGTCTGCACCGGCCGCCCGACCACGGCCAGCAGCGCCTCGCCGGAATCCTCCAGCGACTCCCATCCAGCCAGCGCGAAGGCCTCGCCGGCACTGACCTGGTCGAGCACGTCGATGGCGGCCATCTCCGCGGCGCGCACCTCGAGCAGCTCGACGCTGTCGGCGACGATCGCGCCGTGCGGGGTCTCCAGGGTGAAGCGGGCCATGAAGCCCAGCACCGGGACCTGCGGCTGCAACTGCCATCCCGGTCCGGACAGCAGGGCCGGCTGCGCGAGATCGATCGCCGACAGCACCGGTTCGGATTCCGTGGACAGGCGCGCCTGCACCGGCGTGGCGACGGCGGCCAGCAGCGACAGCAGCAGGGTCGGGGCGCGGGCGAGGGCGGACATGGACGAATCCAGGACAGGACCGCGGATGATGCCGCAAGCGGCTGAACCGGCGCCTACCGTGGCCGGCTTCGGCGGCGCCGGTTGATCGGCGCCACCACGGCCGCCAGGGGCCGGGCCCGGCCGGGCGAGGGCCGGCGGGGTCGGTTCCGGGAAGCCGCGATCCGACCTTGCGTAGACTTGCGCCCATGCATCCCTTGCCGACCCCCGTCCGCCTGCCCCTGTGGCCGTTGCCGCTGCTGTGCGCGCTGCTGCCCCTGGTCGCCACCTGGATCGCCTTCGCGCTGTCGGTGCAGGGCGGCCATATCGAGGCCTGCAATCCGTTCTGGGACGGTTGCACCTCGATCAGCCGTGCGGCCCGGCATGGTCTGGGCAACGCCGTGTTCCGGGCCATGGTGCTGCCGGCGGCGATGCTGCAGGTGCTGCTTTGGTGGCTGTTGCGGCACTGGCTGCGCGGCCTGGGTCGCGACCCGGGCGCCGCGCTGTCGGCGCTCGGACTGGTCGCCGGGGCGTTCCTGGTCCTGTACGCGACCTTCCTGGGCACCGAGGGCGCGATCTACCAGCTGCTGCGCCGCTACGGCGTCACCGTCTACTTCGCGGCCACCTACCTGGCCCTGCTCCTGGTGCTCCGACACCTGCACCGGCCGGCCGCGGACCGCCTGTACCGGCCGCTGCTGGTCGTCGCCCTGGCGATGCTGGCACTGGGCATCGCCAGCACCGTGGCGTCGGCCACGGTGGTCGGCGAGGCGGCCCGGGACCGCATCGAGAACGTCCTGGAATGGCAGCTCGGCCTGTGGCTGACCGCGATGTTCGCCCTGCTCGCCTGGCGCTTGCGGTCCAGCGCCTTCGTGCTGTCGCCCTGAGCCGAGGCCGCCGTCCGGCTGGCCCCGGCGGTCAGGGACTCAGTCGGGCGACGGCGTCCGCGTCGGCTTGATCGCCTCCGAGGACAGGTCGATGCGCAGCGAGGGCTGGAAATCCTCGGCGTCGACGTCGAGCAGGAACCAGATCTCGAAGGGGCCGATGCCGATCCGGTCGCCGTGTTCCAGACGCCGGGATTGCACCGCCAGGCCGTTCACGCGGGTACCGTTGCTGCTGCCGAGGTCGCGCACGCACCAGCCGCCGGGCATCGCCTCGACCTCCGCGTGCCGGCGCGAAACCTCCGGGTCGGGCAACTGGAACTGGCAGCCCGGGTCGCGGCCGATGTCGATGCGGCCCTGCGGCAGCGCGAACACCAGGTCCGGCCGGTCGGCCTCGTAGGTGGCCAGGATCGCCTTCATCGCCGCTCTCCGTCCCGCCGACTCAGTTCCATGAGCAGACCACCTTGCCGCACTGCCCGGCGGCCATCAGCTCGAAGCCGCGCTCGAAGTCCTCGATCTGGATCTGGTGGGTGAGCACCTTGCCGAGCGGGAAGCCGGTCAGCACCATCTGGGTCATCTTGTACCAGGTCTCGTACATGCGCCGGCCGTAGATGCCGTGCAGGACCAGGCCCTTGAAGATCACCTTGTCCCAGTCGATGCCGGAGCCCTTGGGCAGGATGCCGAGCAGGGCGACCTTGCCGCCGTGGTACATGCAGTCGAGCATGTCGTTGAAGGCGTGCGGGTTGCCGCTCATCTCCATGCCGACGTCGAAGCCCTCCATATGCAGGTCGGCCATCACCTCGCGCAGCGACTGCTTGGAGACGTTGACGACCCGGGTCGCGCCCATGTCGGCGGCCAGCTTGAGCCGGTAGTCGTTGACGTCGGTGACCACCACGTTGCGGGCGCCGACGTGCTTGGCGATGCCGGCGGCGATGATGCCGATCGGACCGGCGCCGGTGATCAGCACGTCCTCGCCGACCAGGTCGAACTCCAGCGCGCAGTGCGCGGCGTTGCCGTAGGGATCGAAGAACGCGGCCAGCTCGGAGGGGATCTGGTCGGGGATCGGCCACAGGTTGCTGGCCGGCACCGCGATGTACTCGGCGAAGGCGCCGGCGCGGTTGACGCCGATGCCGACCGTGTTCGGGCACAGGTGCTGGCGGCCGGCGCGGCAGTTGCGGCAGTGGCCGCAGACGATGTGGCCCTCGGCGGAGACGCGCTGGCCGACCTCGTAACCGCGCACCGCCGAGCCGACCTCGACGATCCGGCCGACGAACTCGTGGCCGATCACCAGGCCCGGCTTGATGGTGCGCTGCGACCACTCGTCCCACTTCCAGATGTGCAGGTCGGTGCCGCAGATCGCGGTCTTGACGACCTTGACCAGGACATCGTTGGGGCCGATCGCCGGCACCGGCACGCGCTCCATCCAGATTCCCGGCGCGGCCTCGCGCTTGACCAGGGCGTTCATCATCTCGGACATGGCGGCACCGGGTTCGCTGCGGGGGCGCAATTATACGGCCAGGCCCGGACCTCGCCGCCGGCGCCGCCTTGGACAGCGCGCGCCGACGGGCCGGCAACGATGCGGATCATGGCCAGCCCCGACCCTCTCCCCCGCCCCTCCCCCGCAGGCGGGGGAGGGGAGAAGTGCGGTGCCGTCGTATCGGCGGTAAGCGCTTGCCGGGAACGGGCGGGCCTGGCTGCGGCCGTCGCTGAGACACGACGCTGATCAGGTCGCCTGGAGGGATAAGGAAAGCTGGTCGCGCTTCGCGCTCCGCACTCCGCTTACTGCTCACCGATCCGCAGCCCCCAGCCCCCGGTCCCCGGTCCCCGGTCCCCAGTCCCCAGTCCCCAGTCCCCAGTCCCCAGTCCCCAGTCCCGAGCCCAGCGAGGACACCACCCTGGTCAA
It encodes the following:
- a CDS encoding FHA domain-containing protein, producing MKAILATYEADRPDLVFALPQGRIDIGRDPGCQFQLPDPEVSRRHAEVEAMPGGWCVRDLGSSNGTRVNGLAVQSRRLEHGDRIGIGPFEIWFLLDVDAEDFQPSLRIDLSSEAIKPTRTPSPD
- a CDS encoding histone deacetylase; translated protein: MTKYARLHARIADRAAALGIELVEPAPAAVDDLRRVHDQGYVQRVLEGSLAPGELRRIGFPWSPAMAERARRSVGGTIAALRAALAGDGVGVNLAGGTHHAGIDRGGGYCVFNDAAVAARHVQSHGLARRLLVIDLDVHHGDGTAAIFRDDASVYTFSMHGARNYPAVKPPGDLDLALPDGMDDAAYLDLLAEALPRAIAQSRADAAIYLAGADPFAGDRLGHLALSKPGLRERDRLVLRRCREAGMPLAVAMAGGYAEEVEDIVDIHEATVIEAAAAARAWQTVPAARRA
- a CDS encoding sigma-70 family RNA polymerase sigma factor, which produces MDGSGAPDLAMAAFLDEDSSDVRAAAAGDAGAFERLYRRHASRLNAVLWRLAGGVEARAEDWLQEAFVRAWQQLPGFRFESRFGTWLHRLAVNTALMQLRSLAARPEGWIDADADDASLHGGGADRPDLRHDLERAIGALPERARAVLVLHDIEGWQHQEIAEAMGTAVGTSKAQLHRARGLLRAQLEDPS
- the tdh gene encoding L-threonine 3-dehydrogenase; protein product: MNALVKREAAPGIWMERVPVPAIGPNDVLVKVVKTAICGTDLHIWKWDEWSQRTIKPGLVIGHEFVGRIVEVGSAVRGYEVGQRVSAEGHIVCGHCRNCRAGRQHLCPNTVGIGVNRAGAFAEYIAVPASNLWPIPDQIPSELAAFFDPYGNAAHCALEFDLVGEDVLITGAGPIGIIAAGIAKHVGARNVVVTDVNDYRLKLAADMGATRVVNVSKQSLREVMADLHMEGFDVGMEMSGNPHAFNDMLDCMYHGGKVALLGILPKGSGIDWDKVIFKGLVLHGIYGRRMYETWYKMTQMVLTGFPLGKVLTHQIQIEDFERGFELMAAGQCGKVVCSWN
- a CDS encoding DUF4097 family beta strand repeat protein; protein product: MNILSIAAASLVLLATLPLPLAADTPIDERRPASATVQLRVENVAGRVEVVVGADDQLVVTGDLGEGSKPLRIEGGPERMSVRVEPEEGGGWRQRMAPSRLRLEVPARTRLEVSTVSADISVDGVSGERLELESVSGRIIFAGAPGRATLKTVSGAIDGRGDAPQWTVGTVSGAIALDGVGGELRVDSVSGAISLSAGAVSRVRAETVSGRIRARVPLTGAATVAMQSVSGAIELRLPVPVDARIQASTFSGPVASDFGTPERGGVGGGRRLDVREGTGRAEVRLESFSGSVTILRDQ
- a CDS encoding PilT/PilU family type 4a pilus ATPase, with amino-acid sequence MSEEGIELVGFLRTMVDKKASDLFITAGRQPCIKVHGKLHSLTEQPLTPHQSKELVLNSMNPSQREAFEKTYECNYAISVSGLGRFRVSCFYQRNAVGMVIRRIEMKIPTIEELQLPAVIKELAMVKRGLVLFVGATGTGKSTSLAAMLGYRNRNSSGHIITIEDPIEFVHRHEGCIITQREVGIDTESYEAALKNTLRQAPDVILIGEIRARETMDHAIAFAETGHLCLATLHANNANQAIDRILHFFPEDRRPQTLMDLSLNLKGVVAQQLLPTVDGKARRVAMEVLLGTPLVQDYIRNGDVHKLKEVMKESTNLGMRTFDQSLVELYHAGEISYENALRYADSSNEVRLSIKLAKGGDAHSLSKGLGEVDLLE